One Choloepus didactylus isolate mChoDid1 chromosome 8, mChoDid1.pri, whole genome shotgun sequence DNA window includes the following coding sequences:
- the LOC119541676 gene encoding small ubiquitin-related modifier 2 translates to MADEKPKEGVKTENNDHINLKVAGQDGSVVQFKIKRHTPLSKLMKAYCERQGLSMRQIRFRFDGQPINETDTPAQLEMEDEDTIDVFQQQTGGVY, encoded by the coding sequence ATGGCCGACGAAAAACCCAAGGAAGGAGTCAAGACTGAGAACAACGATCATATTAATTTGAAGGTGGCGGGGCAGGATGGTTCTGTGGTGCAGTTTAAGATTAAGAGGCATACACCACTTAGTAAACTAATGAAAGCCTATTGTGAACGACAGGGTTTGTCAATGAGGCAGATCAGATTCCGGTTTGACGGGCAGCCAATCAATGAAACAGACACACCTGCACAGTTGGAAATGGAGGATGAAGATACAATTGATGTGTTCCAGCAGCAGACAGGAGGTGTCTATTAA